One segment of Elusimicrobiota bacterium DNA contains the following:
- the speE gene encoding polyamine aminopropyltransferase: MKTTGPTADLWVTERHRAGVQLGFRAKGVLFSGRSRFQDVAIVETALGRMLLNDGLVMLSEADEAVYHEMIAHVPLFTHPAPRRVLVIGGGDGGTVREVLRHPGVERCVLVEIDRLVIDACRRHLPQTAAALDDRRAQVVIGDGVRYVARTRERFDAVIVDSTDPIGPAAPLFGRKFYSDVRRALRPGGVVVSQAESPFYEAEAQRGLAKVLRSVFRKVRFYNFSNQTYPGGLWSFSFASDRLDPLKGFRPARVARSGLKFRYYNAGIHSAAFQLPQFQKDALGL, translated from the coding sequence ATGAAGACCACGGGCCCGACGGCCGACCTCTGGGTGACGGAGCGCCACCGCGCCGGCGTGCAGCTGGGCTTCCGCGCGAAGGGCGTGCTCTTCTCAGGACGCAGCCGCTTCCAGGACGTCGCCATCGTCGAGACCGCGCTCGGGCGCATGCTGCTCAACGACGGGCTCGTCATGCTCAGCGAGGCCGACGAAGCGGTCTACCACGAGATGATCGCCCACGTCCCGCTCTTCACGCACCCGGCCCCGCGGCGCGTCCTCGTCATCGGGGGAGGCGACGGCGGCACCGTCCGCGAGGTCCTGCGCCATCCGGGCGTCGAACGCTGCGTCCTCGTGGAGATCGACCGGCTGGTCATCGACGCCTGCCGCCGCCACCTCCCGCAGACCGCGGCGGCGCTCGACGACCGCCGCGCCCAGGTCGTCATCGGGGACGGCGTGCGCTACGTCGCGAGAACCCGGGAGCGCTTCGACGCGGTCATCGTCGACTCCACCGACCCCATCGGGCCGGCCGCTCCGCTCTTCGGGAGGAAGTTCTACTCCGACGTCCGCCGCGCGCTGCGCCCGGGAGGCGTCGTCGTCTCGCAGGCGGAATCGCCCTTCTACGAGGCCGAGGCCCAGCGGGGGCTCGCGAAGGTCCTGCGCTCCGTCTTCCGCAAGGTCCGCTTCTACAACTTCTCGAACCAGACCTACCCCGGAGGCCTCTGGTCGTTCTCCTTCGCCTCCGACCGCCTCGACCCCCTCAAGGGCTTCCGTCCCGCGCGCGTCGCGCGTTCGGGGCTGAAGTTCCGCTACTACAACGCGGGGATCCACTCCGCGGCCTTCCAACTGCCGCAGTTCCAGAAAGACGCCCTCGGGCTCTGA
- a CDS encoding adenosylmethionine decarboxylase, with the protein MEELYFEGPEKKVELVVSPKGPRLRSLGTAWWGSVVAKADAKILSKVSNDDCDAYLLSESSLFVYDDRVLMFTCGRTTLAKAVVKMLERIPSRRILSLIYERKNELFPHYQRSSFYADAALLDRRLRGRALRFGPQDEHHVYLFHLRRPYDPEMRDTTLEILMHDISPRARDIFCSGSRHNLSYIQSRTDVREIFPGFQVDDHLFRPMGYSLNAIRRRQYYTVHVTPEESGSYVSFETNVPLGARAYGDTLEKVLSIFEPRTFDLVLFQMPARSGVPARLGYSSRGESSEYLGCGYEVRYQRFHRPQKEPSPAYEVRFRR; encoded by the coding sequence GTGGAAGAATTGTACTTCGAAGGACCTGAGAAGAAGGTCGAACTGGTCGTCTCGCCCAAGGGGCCGCGGCTGCGGAGCCTCGGGACCGCCTGGTGGGGCTCCGTCGTCGCGAAAGCCGACGCGAAGATCCTTTCCAAGGTCTCCAACGACGACTGCGACGCCTACCTCCTCTCCGAGTCCAGCCTCTTCGTCTACGACGACCGGGTCCTGATGTTCACCTGCGGCCGCACGACCCTGGCGAAGGCCGTCGTGAAGATGCTCGAGCGCATCCCCTCGCGCCGCATCCTCTCCCTCATCTACGAGCGCAAGAACGAGCTCTTCCCGCACTACCAGCGCTCCAGCTTCTACGCCGACGCGGCGCTCCTCGACCGCCGCCTGCGCGGCCGGGCCCTGCGCTTCGGCCCTCAGGACGAGCACCACGTCTACCTCTTCCACCTCCGCCGACCCTACGACCCGGAGATGCGCGACACGACCCTCGAGATCCTGATGCACGACATCAGCCCGCGCGCGCGCGACATCTTCTGCTCCGGCTCGCGCCACAACCTTTCCTACATCCAGAGCCGCACCGACGTGCGCGAGATCTTCCCGGGCTTCCAGGTCGACGACCACCTCTTCCGCCCGATGGGCTACTCCCTCAACGCCATCCGGCGCCGCCAGTACTACACCGTCCACGTGACCCCCGAGGAGTCCGGCTCCTACGTGAGCTTCGAGACCAACGTCCCGCTCGGCGCGCGCGCCTACGGCGACACCCTCGAGAAGGTCCTCAGCATCTTCGAGCCGCGCACCTTCGACCTCGTCCTCTTCCAGATGCCGGCGCGCAGCGGCGTCCCCGCGCGTCTGGGCTACTCGAGCCGCGGGGAGAGCAGCGAGTATCTCGGCTGCGGCTACGAGGTCCGCTACCAGCGCTTCCACCGGCCCCAGAAGGAGCCGAGCCCCGCGTACGAAGTGAGGTTCCGACGATGA
- a CDS encoding HDIG domain-containing metalloprotein, which translates to MTELLQRPRALELLHAHVQAENMRRHCLASEAVLRALARRFGEDEELWGIAGLLHDVDIELTGADPKVHGIKGAEMLAAAGYPSALVEAVRLHNDKATGQGRSERFHVALAAGETLTGLITATALVYPDKKLSSVKAKSVVKRMKEKAFAASVDRAVILECEKIGVPLPEFAELGLAAMQGIAGELGL; encoded by the coding sequence ATGACCGAACTCCTCCAGCGCCCGCGCGCCCTCGAGCTGCTCCATGCCCACGTGCAGGCGGAGAACATGCGCCGCCACTGCCTCGCCTCGGAAGCCGTGCTGCGCGCCCTCGCGCGCCGCTTCGGCGAGGACGAGGAGCTCTGGGGCATCGCCGGCCTCCTCCACGACGTGGACATCGAACTCACGGGCGCGGACCCGAAGGTCCACGGGATCAAAGGGGCCGAGATGCTGGCGGCCGCCGGCTATCCCTCCGCGCTCGTCGAGGCGGTGCGCCTGCACAACGACAAGGCGACCGGGCAGGGCCGCAGCGAGCGCTTCCACGTCGCCCTCGCGGCCGGCGAGACCCTCACGGGGCTCATCACCGCCACGGCCCTCGTCTATCCCGACAAGAAGCTCTCCAGCGTGAAGGCGAAGTCGGTGGTCAAACGCATGAAGGAGAAGGCCTTCGCGGCCTCGGTGGACCGCGCGGTCATCCTCGAGTGCGAGAAGATCGGGGTCCCGCTCCCCGAGTTCGCCGAGCTCGGCCTCGCCGCCATGCAGGGCATCGCCGGGGAGCTCGGCCTCTGA
- a CDS encoding CPXCG motif-containing cysteine-rich protein, which translates to MREDRGPAPRVRRARPRRHAGHRRGARPLKGLQSIELSCPYCGETIELAVEPLPSLQRYIEDCSVCCHPLQLEVTPGDPPSVSASRA; encoded by the coding sequence GTGCGAGAAGATCGGGGTCCCGCTCCCCGAGTTCGCCGAGCTCGGCCTCGCCGCCATGCAGGGCATCGCCGGGGAGCTCGGCCTCTGAAGGGCCTCCAGTCGATCGAGTTGTCTTGTCCGTACTGCGGAGAGACCATCGAGCTCGCGGTGGAGCCCCTGCCCTCTCTTCAACGCTACATAGAGGATTGCAGCGTCTGCTGTCACCCCCTCCAGCTCGAGGTGACCCCTGGGGATCCCCCCTCGGTGAGCGCCTCGAGGGCCTGA